The following coding sequences are from one Lipingzhangella halophila window:
- the rplA gene encoding 50S ribosomal protein L1, protein MKRSKNHRKAAEMVDRTRLYAPAEAMKLAKETSTASFDATVEIAVRLGVDPRKADQMIRGTVNLPHGTGKTARVLVFATGDRAEQARAAGADYVGDDDLVQEILNGFLDFDAVVATPDLMGKVGRLGRVLGPRGLMPNPKTGTVTPDVAKAVGDIKGGKISFRVDRHGNLHFIIGKTSFDERQLVENYAAALDEVQRIKPSASKGRYLRKVSVTTTMGPGIQVDPNASREVGAAA, encoded by the coding sequence GTGAAGCGCAGCAAGAACCACCGCAAAGCCGCCGAGATGGTGGACCGCACCCGGCTCTACGCGCCGGCCGAGGCGATGAAGCTCGCCAAGGAGACCAGTACGGCCTCCTTCGACGCGACCGTCGAGATCGCCGTGCGCCTGGGCGTCGACCCGCGCAAGGCCGACCAGATGATCCGCGGAACGGTGAACCTGCCGCACGGTACCGGTAAGACCGCTCGGGTCCTGGTCTTCGCCACCGGCGACCGTGCCGAGCAGGCCCGCGCGGCGGGTGCCGACTACGTTGGGGACGACGACCTCGTCCAGGAGATCCTGAACGGCTTCCTGGACTTCGACGCGGTCGTCGCCACTCCCGACCTGATGGGCAAGGTCGGCCGGCTGGGCCGGGTGCTCGGCCCCCGAGGGCTCATGCCGAACCCGAAGACCGGAACGGTCACGCCCGATGTCGCCAAGGCCGTCGGCGACATCAAGGGCGGCAAGATCTCGTTCCGTGTCGACCGGCACGGGAACCTGCACTTCATCATCGGCAAGACTTCCTTCGACGAGCGCCAGTTGGTCGAGAACTACGCCGCCGCGCTCGACGAGGTGCAGCGGATCAAGCCGTCCGCGTCCAAGGGGCGGTACCTGAGGAAGGTGAGCGTGACGACCACGATGGGTCCGGGCATCCAGGTCGACCCGAACGCCTCGCGCGAGGTCGGCGCCGCTGCCTGA
- a CDS encoding LppX_LprAFG lipoprotein → MLKKSAGVAAGTGLVVATTGCGIIPGLGASPIEMLQQSVQETQEIGAYRAEVTSSGSIGDEPATDTTAEIVFTEDPEPTIELTNQDDNSVALIRGTEFLVDDGSGEWLRMDFEEMGEDTFLDPKAQVDQLMAGQNVEETGSEEVNGVEATIVEGSYPIQDALDQIEDSEIRDQVETTYEEAGVEEVPFTVWVGDGLPQRVQYEIGDYEETIDFLEFGQDVSIEWPSEDQISDMDEMFDDPMSDMPSPDVEMPDAPDLDQEMEDLEQDLEDLENY, encoded by the coding sequence ATGCTGAAGAAGAGTGCCGGAGTAGCTGCCGGCACGGGACTGGTGGTGGCGACCACGGGGTGCGGCATCATCCCCGGGCTGGGCGCGAGCCCGATCGAGATGCTGCAGCAGTCGGTTCAGGAGACCCAGGAAATCGGGGCCTATCGGGCGGAGGTGACGTCCTCGGGTTCCATCGGAGACGAGCCAGCGACCGACACCACAGCCGAGATCGTTTTCACCGAGGACCCGGAACCCACCATCGAGTTGACCAACCAGGATGACAACAGCGTCGCCCTGATCCGCGGCACGGAGTTCCTCGTCGACGACGGCAGCGGGGAGTGGCTCCGCATGGACTTCGAGGAGATGGGCGAGGACACGTTCCTTGACCCCAAGGCTCAGGTCGACCAGCTGATGGCGGGCCAGAACGTCGAGGAGACCGGGAGCGAGGAGGTCAACGGCGTCGAGGCCACGATCGTCGAGGGCAGCTACCCGATCCAGGACGCCTTGGACCAGATCGAGGACAGCGAAATCCGCGACCAGGTCGAGACGACCTACGAGGAGGCGGGTGTCGAGGAGGTCCCGTTCACCGTCTGGGTCGGCGACGGGCTGCCGCAACGGGTGCAGTACGAGATCGGCGACTACGAGGAGACGATCGACTTCCTGGAGTTCGGCCAGGACGTGAGTATCGAGTGGCCCTCCGAGGACCAGATCTCCGACATGGACGAGATGTTCGACGACCCGATGAGCGATATGCCGTCCCCCGACGTCGAGATGCCCGACGCCCCCGATCTCGACCAGGAGATGGAGGACCTCGAGCAGGACCTCGAGGACCTCGAGAACTACTGA
- the rplJ gene encoding 50S ribosomal protein L10, whose protein sequence is MARPDKAAAVAELKEEFQSSQGAVLTEYRGLSVAQVGQLRHSLGQNARFRIVKNTLTKIAATEAGLDEQVINLFEGPTAIAFVRGDVVEAAKGLRDFSKANAPLVIKGGVIDSQVMTPEQINQMADLESREVLLSKLAGALKAKQGQAARLFQALPTKTVRLAQALHDKRSDEA, encoded by the coding sequence ATGGCGAGGCCGGATAAGGCAGCCGCGGTCGCCGAGCTCAAGGAGGAGTTCCAGAGCTCGCAGGGCGCCGTACTGACCGAGTACCGGGGGCTCAGCGTGGCGCAGGTCGGTCAACTGCGCCACAGCCTCGGCCAGAACGCGCGGTTCCGCATCGTGAAGAACACGCTGACCAAGATCGCTGCCACCGAGGCCGGTCTTGATGAGCAGGTCATCAACCTGTTCGAGGGTCCGACGGCCATCGCCTTCGTCCGAGGGGACGTCGTCGAGGCCGCCAAGGGCCTGCGTGACTTTTCGAAGGCGAACGCGCCGCTGGTGATCAAGGGCGGTGTCATCGACTCCCAGGTGATGACACCGGAGCAGATCAACCAGATGGCCGATCTCGAGTCCCGCGAGGTACTGCTCTCGAAGCTGGCCGGAGCGCTCAAGGCCAAGCAGGGCCAGGCGGCCCGGTTGTTCCAGGCGCTGCCGACCAAGACCGTGCGGCTCGCTCAGGCGCTGCACGACAAGCGCTCGGACGAAGCTTAG
- the rplL gene encoding 50S ribosomal protein L7/L12, with product MAKLSTEELLGAFEEMTLLELSEFVKQFEEKFDVEAAAPAAAVVQAPGGGGEAPVEEEQDEFDVILESAGDKKIQVIKEVRGLTSLGLKEAKDLVDDLPKPLIEAASKENAEKAKETLEGAGATVTLK from the coding sequence ATGGCGAAGCTCAGCACCGAAGAGCTGCTCGGCGCTTTCGAGGAGATGACTCTGCTCGAGCTGTCCGAGTTCGTCAAGCAGTTCGAGGAGAAGTTCGACGTCGAGGCCGCTGCTCCGGCCGCGGCGGTCGTCCAGGCTCCGGGCGGTGGCGGCGAGGCCCCCGTCGAGGAGGAGCAGGACGAGTTCGACGTCATCCTGGAGTCCGCTGGCGACAAGAAGATCCAGGTCATCAAGGAGGTCCGCGGCCTGACGAGCCTCGGGCTGAAGGAGGCCAAGGACCTGGTCGACGACCTGCCGAAGCCGCTGATTGAGGCCGCCAGCAAGGAGAACGCCGAGAAGGCGAAGGAGACCCTTGAGGGCGCCGGCGCCACCGTCACGCTGAAGTAG
- the rpoB gene encoding DNA-directed RNA polymerase subunit beta, with translation MAASRNASANALGPNRVSFARIQEPLEVPNLLALQTESFDWLLGNEKWSSRVEAARNSGRKDVPEQSGLEEIFEEISPIEDFSGTMSLSFRDHRFEPPKYSEEECKDKDMTYSAPMFVTAEFINNDTGEIKSQTVFMGDFPLMTVKGTFIINGTERVVVSQLVRSPGVYFDRQVDKTSDKDLYGCKVIPSRGAWLEFEVDKRDFVGVRIDRKRKQGVTVLLKALGWTTDQILERFGQYESIRNTLEKDPTAGTDDALLDIYRKLRPGEPPTKESAQALLENLYFNPKRYDLAKVGRYKIDKKLGLGTEITQGTLTEDDIVATVDYLVRLHAGEEELESPRGTLPIETDDIDHFGNRRLRTVGELIQNQVRLGLARMERVVRERMTTQDVEAITPQTLINIRPVVASIKEFFGTSQLSQFMDQTNPLAGLTHKRRLSALGPGGLSRERAGFEVRDVHPSHYGRMCPIETPEGPNIGLIGSLSAYGRVNSFGFVETPYQRIVNGKLTGEVSYLTADEEDRYVIAQANTPVGPDGGFTDSRVLVRTKGGEFEAVSADDVDYMDISPRQMVSVATAMIPFLEHDDANRALMGSNMQRQAVPLLRAESPLVGTGMEYRAATDAGEVILADDAGVAEEVTADAVTVMADDGTRKTYRLGKFRRSNQGTCFNQRPIVVEGQRVEESDVLADGPSTEQGEMSLGKNLLVAYMSWEGHNYEDAIVLSQRLVQDDVMSSIHIEEHEVDARDTKLGPEEITREIPNVSEEVLADLDDRGIIRIGAEVVDGDILVGKVTPKGETELTPEERLLRAIFGEKAREVRDTSLKVPHGESGKVIGVRVFSRDDGDELPPGVNELVRVYVAQKRKITDGDKLAGRHGNKGVIAKILPQEDMPFMEDGTPVDIILNPLGVPGRMNVGQILEIHLGWLAESGWKIEGDDAPWKESMRAIGAGDIAPGTRVATPVFDGLREDEIGGLLESSLPNEDGVQLIDSNGKAVLYDGRTGEPFDEPIAVGYTYFLKLHHLVDDKIHARSTGPYSMITQQPLGGKAQFGGQRFGEMEVWALEAYGAAYALQELLTIKSDDVLGRVKVYEAIVKGENIPEPGIPESFKVLIKEMQSLCLNVEVLSSDGMSIEMRDTDEDVFRAAEELGIDLGRREPSSVEEV, from the coding sequence TTGGCAGCCTCGCGCAACGCCTCCGCTAACGCCCTTGGTCCGAACCGCGTTTCCTTCGCCCGCATTCAGGAACCACTCGAGGTCCCCAACCTTCTCGCTCTGCAGACCGAGTCCTTCGACTGGCTGCTCGGCAACGAGAAGTGGAGCTCCCGAGTCGAGGCGGCCCGCAACTCGGGTCGCAAGGACGTTCCGGAGCAGTCCGGCCTCGAAGAGATCTTCGAGGAGATCAGTCCGATCGAGGACTTCTCGGGCACGATGTCGCTCTCATTCCGCGACCACCGGTTCGAGCCGCCCAAGTACTCCGAAGAGGAGTGCAAGGACAAGGACATGACCTACTCCGCCCCGATGTTCGTCACGGCGGAGTTCATCAACAACGACACCGGTGAGATCAAGAGCCAGACGGTGTTCATGGGCGACTTCCCGCTCATGACCGTCAAGGGCACGTTCATCATCAACGGCACCGAGCGTGTGGTCGTTTCGCAGCTTGTCCGTTCGCCGGGCGTGTACTTCGACCGCCAGGTCGACAAGACCTCGGACAAGGACCTTTACGGGTGCAAGGTCATCCCGTCGCGCGGTGCCTGGCTGGAGTTCGAGGTCGACAAGCGCGACTTCGTCGGTGTCCGCATCGACCGCAAGCGCAAGCAGGGCGTCACCGTCCTGCTCAAGGCGCTGGGCTGGACCACCGACCAGATCCTGGAGCGCTTCGGCCAGTACGAGTCCATCCGCAACACTCTGGAGAAGGACCCCACCGCGGGTACCGACGACGCGTTGCTGGACATCTACCGCAAGCTGCGCCCCGGGGAACCGCCCACGAAGGAGTCGGCCCAGGCGCTGCTGGAGAACCTGTACTTCAACCCGAAGCGCTACGACCTCGCCAAGGTCGGCCGCTACAAGATCGACAAGAAGCTGGGCCTGGGCACCGAGATCACCCAGGGCACGCTGACCGAGGACGACATCGTCGCCACGGTCGACTACCTCGTGCGGCTGCACGCCGGCGAGGAGGAGCTCGAATCCCCGCGGGGGACGCTCCCGATCGAGACCGACGACATCGACCACTTCGGCAACCGCCGGCTGCGCACGGTCGGCGAGCTTATCCAGAACCAGGTGCGCCTGGGGCTGGCCCGCATGGAGCGGGTGGTGCGCGAGCGGATGACCACCCAGGACGTCGAGGCCATCACGCCGCAGACCCTGATCAACATCCGCCCGGTCGTCGCCTCCATCAAGGAGTTCTTCGGCACCAGCCAGCTCTCCCAGTTCATGGACCAGACCAACCCGCTGGCCGGGCTGACCCACAAGCGCCGCCTCTCGGCGCTGGGCCCGGGCGGGCTGTCCCGGGAGCGCGCCGGGTTCGAGGTGCGCGACGTCCACCCGTCGCACTACGGCCGCATGTGTCCGATCGAGACCCCTGAGGGGCCCAACATCGGCCTCATCGGCTCGCTGTCCGCCTACGGCCGGGTGAACTCCTTCGGCTTCGTCGAGACCCCCTACCAGCGGATCGTCAACGGCAAGCTGACCGGCGAGGTCTCCTACCTGACGGCGGACGAGGAGGACCGCTACGTCATCGCGCAGGCCAACACTCCTGTGGGGCCCGATGGCGGGTTCACCGACAGCCGCGTGCTGGTCCGTACCAAGGGCGGCGAGTTCGAGGCGGTCTCGGCGGACGACGTCGACTACATGGACATCTCGCCGCGCCAGATGGTGTCGGTCGCCACGGCCATGATCCCGTTCCTGGAGCACGACGACGCCAACCGCGCGCTCATGGGCTCCAACATGCAGCGCCAGGCGGTGCCGCTGCTGCGCGCCGAGTCGCCGCTGGTCGGCACGGGCATGGAGTACCGCGCGGCCACCGACGCCGGCGAGGTCATCCTGGCCGACGACGCCGGTGTGGCCGAGGAGGTCACGGCCGACGCCGTCACGGTCATGGCCGACGACGGCACCCGCAAGACGTACCGTCTCGGTAAGTTCCGGCGGAGCAACCAGGGCACCTGCTTCAACCAGCGTCCGATCGTGGTCGAGGGCCAGCGGGTCGAGGAGAGCGACGTGCTCGCCGACGGCCCCTCCACCGAGCAGGGCGAGATGTCGCTGGGTAAGAACCTGCTGGTGGCCTACATGTCCTGGGAGGGGCACAACTACGAGGACGCCATCGTGCTCTCGCAGCGCCTCGTGCAGGACGATGTCATGTCCTCGATCCACATCGAGGAGCACGAGGTCGACGCCCGCGACACCAAGCTGGGGCCCGAGGAGATCACCCGCGAGATCCCCAACGTCAGCGAGGAGGTGCTGGCCGACCTCGACGACCGGGGCATTATCCGCATCGGCGCCGAGGTCGTCGACGGCGACATCCTCGTCGGCAAGGTCACCCCGAAGGGGGAGACCGAGCTGACTCCCGAGGAGCGGCTGCTGCGCGCGATCTTCGGGGAGAAGGCACGCGAGGTCCGCGACACCTCCCTGAAGGTGCCGCACGGTGAATCCGGCAAGGTCATCGGGGTCCGTGTCTTCAGCCGCGACGACGGTGACGAGCTGCCCCCGGGCGTCAACGAGCTGGTCCGCGTCTACGTCGCGCAGAAGCGCAAGATCACCGACGGCGATAAGCTCGCCGGCCGCCACGGGAACAAGGGCGTCATCGCCAAGATCCTCCCGCAGGAGGACATGCCGTTCATGGAGGACGGCACCCCGGTCGACATCATCCTGAACCCGCTGGGTGTTCCCGGCCGGATGAACGTCGGCCAGATCCTGGAGATCCACCTCGGCTGGCTGGCCGAGAGCGGCTGGAAGATCGAAGGTGACGACGCGCCGTGGAAGGAGTCCATGCGTGCCATCGGGGCCGGCGACATCGCGCCGGGAACCAGGGTGGCCACGCCGGTCTTCGACGGTCTGCGTGAGGACGAGATCGGTGGCCTGCTGGAGTCCAGCCTGCCCAACGAGGACGGCGTGCAGCTGATCGACTCCAACGGCAAGGCGGTGCTCTACGACGGGCGTACCGGTGAGCCGTTCGACGAGCCGATCGCGGTGGGCTACACCTACTTCCTCAAGCTGCACCACCTGGTCGACGACAAGATTCACGCCCGTTCCACTGGGCCGTACTCGATGATCACCCAGCAGCCGCTGGGCGGTAAGGCGCAGTTCGGCGGGCAGCGCTTCGGTGAGATGGAGGTCTGGGCGCTGGAGGCGTACGGCGCCGCATACGCGCTGCAGGAACTGCTCACGATCAAGTCGGACGATGTCCTCGGCCGCGTGAAGGTCTACGAGGCGATCGTCAAGGGCGAGAACATCCCCGAGCCGGGCATCCCGGAATCCTTCAAGGTGCTCATCAAGGAGATGCAGTCGCTCTGTCTGAACGTGGAGGTGCTGTCCAGCGACGGTATGTCCATCGAGATGCGGGACACCGACGAGGATGTCTTCCGTGCAGCGGAAGAACTGGGAATCGACCTTGGTCGGCGGGAGCCGAGCAGTGTCGAAGAGGTCTAA
- a CDS encoding DNA-directed RNA polymerase subunit beta', whose amino-acid sequence MLDVNFFDELRIGLATADEIRQWSHGEVKKPETINYRTLKPEKDGLFCEKIFGPTRDWECYCGKYKRVRFKGIICERCGVEVTRAKVRRERMGHIELAAPVTHIWYFKGVPSRLGYLLDLAPKDLEKIIYFAAYMVTWVDNDARDRDMQSLEARISVERQHLEQRRDSSVEERHRKLEADLAELEEQGAKGDARRKVRESAEREMRQIRERVQREIDRLEEVWNRFKTLKVQDLEGDEMLYREMRDRFGKYFRGGMGAQAIQERLGNFDLDAEAEKLRETIRSGKGQKKARALKRLKVVSAFLNTRNSPMGMVLDCVPVIPPDLRPMVQLDGGRFATSDLNDLYRRVINRNNRLKRLLDLGAPEIIVNNEKRMLQEAVDALFDNGRRGRPVTGPGNRPLKSLSDMLKGKQGRFRQNLLGKRVDYSGRSVIVVGPQLKLHQCGLPKQMALELFKPFVMKRLVDLNHAQNIKSAKRMVERSRSVVWDVLEEVITEHPVMLNRAPTLHRLGIQAFEPQLVEGKAVQIHPLVCTAFNADFDGDQMAVHLPLSAEAQAEARLLMLATNNILKPSDGKPVTMPTQDMVIGLYYLTTLTEGAKGEGHAYRSPAEALMAYDMGELDLQAQIKLQVPGEIPPPHEWEKPEDFQAGDDYVLETTLGRYLFNETTPADYAFVNFQVAKKQISTLVNDLAENYAKAQVASTLDALKDAGYTWATRSGLTIGIDDVVAPPHKQDILDSYEKQADKIQREFDRGLITDDERRQELTEIWTKATNEVAEEMEENFPADNPVWMMVQSGARGNPMQVRQIAGIRGLVSNTRGETIPRPIKSSYREGLSVLEYFISTHGQRKGLADTALRTADSGYLTRRLVDVAQDVIVRELDCGTDRSIWQEVGEKNARGVVVRKHNVENTGFGRTIAEDVVADGGLVVPALTDTSEGTIDKLVAHGVERVRVRSSLTCEAKIGVCTTCYGRSMATGKPVDVGEAIGIIAAQSIGEPGTQLTMRTFHMGGSAGQDITHGLPRVQELFEARIPKGVAPISELDGRIRIDDTEKSRKIILLPDDGSDEISYPVPMRAQLLVSDGEHVAVGQQLIQGAINPHEVLRIQGPRAVQQHLVSEVQEVYKSQGVSIHDKHIEIIVRQMLKRVNILESGDTELLPGEMVERPKFESINRQVVAEGGHPAAGRPVLLGITKASLATESWLSAASFQETTRVLTENAIHGKSDPLVGLKENVIIGKLIPAGTGLPQYRNVRVEPTEEAKASMYSVTGYEEPSEYTFGQGGTGEAVPLEEYDFGPYNR is encoded by the coding sequence GTGCTCGACGTCAATTTCTTCGACGAGCTGCGCATTGGCCTCGCCACTGCCGACGAGATCCGGCAGTGGTCGCACGGTGAGGTCAAGAAGCCGGAAACCATCAACTATCGGACCCTCAAGCCGGAGAAGGACGGGCTCTTCTGCGAGAAGATCTTCGGTCCCACTCGCGACTGGGAATGCTACTGCGGCAAGTACAAGCGAGTCCGGTTCAAGGGGATCATCTGTGAGCGCTGTGGCGTGGAGGTCACCCGGGCCAAGGTCCGGCGTGAGCGCATGGGCCACATCGAGCTCGCCGCGCCGGTGACCCACATCTGGTACTTCAAGGGCGTGCCGAGCCGGCTCGGCTACCTGCTCGACCTCGCCCCGAAGGATCTCGAGAAGATCATCTACTTCGCGGCGTACATGGTCACCTGGGTCGACAACGACGCCCGGGACCGCGACATGCAGTCGCTCGAGGCGCGTATCTCGGTCGAGCGGCAGCATCTTGAGCAGCGGCGCGACTCCTCGGTCGAGGAGCGGCACCGCAAGCTTGAGGCCGACCTCGCCGAGCTGGAGGAGCAGGGCGCGAAGGGCGACGCCCGGCGCAAGGTGCGCGAGAGCGCCGAGCGCGAGATGCGCCAGATCCGTGAGCGGGTGCAGCGCGAGATCGACCGGCTCGAAGAGGTGTGGAACCGGTTCAAGACCCTCAAGGTGCAGGACCTTGAGGGCGACGAGATGCTCTACCGCGAGATGCGCGACCGCTTCGGGAAGTACTTCCGGGGCGGCATGGGCGCCCAGGCCATCCAGGAGCGGCTGGGCAACTTCGACCTCGACGCCGAGGCCGAGAAGCTGCGCGAGACCATCCGCAGCGGCAAGGGGCAGAAGAAGGCGCGCGCGCTGAAGCGGCTGAAGGTCGTCTCGGCGTTCCTGAACACCCGGAACAGCCCCATGGGGATGGTCCTCGACTGCGTCCCGGTGATCCCGCCGGACCTGCGGCCGATGGTGCAGCTCGACGGTGGCCGCTTCGCGACCTCCGACCTGAACGACCTGTACCGCCGGGTGATCAACCGGAACAACCGGCTCAAGCGCCTGCTCGACCTGGGCGCGCCCGAGATCATTGTCAACAACGAGAAGCGGATGCTGCAGGAGGCCGTCGACGCGCTGTTCGACAACGGCCGCCGCGGTCGTCCGGTCACCGGTCCGGGCAACCGCCCCCTGAAGTCGCTCTCCGACATGCTAAAGGGGAAGCAGGGCCGGTTCCGGCAGAACCTGCTCGGTAAGCGTGTCGACTACTCGGGCCGTTCGGTCATCGTCGTCGGTCCGCAGCTCAAGCTGCACCAGTGCGGCCTGCCCAAGCAGATGGCGCTGGAGCTGTTCAAGCCGTTCGTGATGAAGCGCCTGGTCGATCTGAACCACGCGCAGAACATCAAGAGCGCCAAGCGGATGGTGGAGCGGTCCCGGTCGGTCGTGTGGGACGTCCTCGAAGAGGTCATCACCGAGCACCCGGTGATGCTGAACCGGGCGCCGACCCTGCACCGGCTGGGTATCCAGGCGTTCGAGCCGCAACTGGTCGAAGGCAAGGCCGTCCAGATCCACCCGCTGGTCTGCACCGCCTTCAACGCCGACTTCGACGGTGACCAGATGGCGGTGCACCTGCCGCTGTCGGCCGAGGCGCAGGCCGAGGCGCGGCTGCTCATGCTGGCGACCAACAACATCCTGAAGCCGTCCGACGGTAAGCCGGTGACCATGCCCACGCAGGACATGGTGATCGGGCTCTACTACCTGACCACCCTCACGGAGGGCGCGAAAGGCGAGGGCCATGCCTACCGTTCGCCGGCCGAGGCGCTCATGGCCTACGACATGGGCGAGCTCGACCTCCAGGCGCAGATCAAGCTCCAGGTTCCCGGTGAGATCCCGCCGCCCCACGAGTGGGAGAAGCCTGAGGACTTCCAGGCCGGCGACGACTACGTACTGGAGACCACGCTCGGCCGGTACCTCTTCAACGAGACCACGCCGGCCGACTACGCGTTCGTCAACTTCCAGGTAGCCAAGAAGCAGATCTCCACGCTGGTCAACGACCTCGCGGAGAACTACGCGAAGGCCCAGGTCGCTTCCACGCTGGACGCCCTGAAGGACGCCGGGTACACCTGGGCGACCCGTTCGGGGCTCACCATCGGGATCGACGACGTCGTCGCCCCGCCGCATAAGCAGGACATCCTGGACAGCTACGAGAAGCAGGCCGACAAGATCCAGCGGGAGTTCGACCGCGGTCTGATCACCGACGACGAGCGCCGCCAGGAGCTCACGGAGATCTGGACCAAGGCCACGAACGAGGTCGCCGAGGAGATGGAGGAGAACTTCCCGGCCGACAACCCGGTGTGGATGATGGTGCAGTCGGGTGCCCGCGGTAACCCGATGCAGGTCCGGCAGATCGCCGGCATCCGCGGCCTGGTCTCCAACACCCGGGGTGAGACGATCCCGCGTCCGATCAAGTCCTCCTACCGCGAGGGCCTGTCGGTGCTGGAGTACTTCATCTCCACGCACGGTCAGCGCAAGGGTCTGGCCGACACCGCTCTGCGTACGGCCGACTCCGGCTACCTCACGCGGCGCCTGGTCGATGTCGCCCAGGACGTCATCGTCCGGGAGCTCGACTGCGGCACGGACCGGTCGATCTGGCAGGAGGTCGGGGAGAAGAACGCTCGTGGCGTCGTCGTGCGCAAGCACAACGTCGAGAACACGGGCTTCGGCCGGACCATCGCCGAGGATGTCGTGGCTGACGGCGGGCTCGTCGTACCGGCGCTCACCGACACCTCCGAGGGCACCATCGACAAGCTGGTCGCCCACGGTGTCGAGCGGGTGCGGGTGCGGAGCTCCCTCACCTGCGAGGCCAAGATCGGAGTCTGCACCACGTGCTACGGCCGCTCGATGGCGACCGGCAAGCCGGTCGACGTCGGTGAGGCCATCGGCATCATCGCCGCGCAGTCCATCGGTGAGCCGGGTACCCAGCTGACCATGCGGACCTTCCACATGGGCGGGTCCGCCGGGCAGGACATCACCCACGGTCTGCCGCGTGTGCAGGAGCTGTTCGAGGCCCGCATCCCCAAGGGTGTGGCCCCGATCAGCGAGCTCGACGGGCGGATCCGGATCGACGACACCGAGAAGAGCCGCAAGATCATCCTGCTGCCGGATGACGGCTCCGATGAGATCTCCTACCCGGTGCCCATGCGGGCGCAGCTCCTGGTGAGCGACGGCGAGCACGTGGCGGTCGGCCAGCAGCTGATCCAGGGCGCCATCAACCCCCACGAGGTGCTGCGTATCCAGGGGCCGCGCGCGGTCCAGCAGCACCTGGTGTCGGAGGTGCAGGAGGTCTACAAGTCGCAGGGTGTCTCGATCCACGACAAGCACATCGAGATCATCGTGCGGCAGATGCTCAAGCGGGTGAACATCCTGGAGTCCGGCGACACCGAACTGCTGCCCGGCGAGATGGTCGAGCGGCCCAAGTTCGAGTCGATCAACCGGCAGGTGGTGGCCGAAGGCGGCCACCCGGCGGCCGGACGGCCGGTTCTCCTCGGTATCACCAAGGCATCGCTGGCCACAGAGTCGTGGCTGTCCGCGGCGTCCTTCCAGGAGACCACCCGGGTCCTCACCGAGAACGCGATTCACGGCAAGAGCGACCCCCTCGTTGGTCTCAAGGAGAACGTGATCATCGGTAAGCTCATTCCGGCCGGTACCGGCTTGCCGCAGTACCGGAATGTCCGGGTCGAGCCGACCGAGGAGGCCAAGGCGTCGATGTACTCCGTCACGGGCTACGAGGAGCCCAGCGAGTACACCTTCGGGCAGGGGGGAACCGGCGAGGCCGTCCCGCTGGAGGAGTACGACTTCGGCCCCTACAACAGGTGA